In a genomic window of Corynebacterium coyleae:
- a CDS encoding exonuclease domain-containing protein: MISAHGATLTVTNDALTVTPTALLASLRGDSSDRTVSIADITGVDITEGDAWSPTKVDVATTGAPLTVWFAPGDVDGAKKLRTLLDDAKHGKAPTTATADGGAGIPGFSFVGFDVETANRRWGSICQIGLVKIVDGEEVERKSWLCKPPAGLDEFESGNVAIHGISAEDVTDAPDVRDCIAEMTTFVGDLPLVAHNAQFDAAALRDACLASSIAVPKMLFACTLAQARATKLDVANHKLPTLAQHFGVSLDNHHDACEDAAACAGVMVGLAREAGHTGSLMSFIHDTGFTLGSIDDARVTPVLRDRSGAGRAVQAKQVAEGGVAAAVAATAEPRGSNQAGPVKKERKPAPWQSVATPDTVPEPDAQADPNAPLYGEHVTLTGEFEPHDKGELWDAIAKQGAQVGKNVTKKTTILVVGEWSSVTSKEKRARELQEKGQDIQIWQAPKLLKVLGL, from the coding sequence ATGATTTCCGCTCATGGTGCAACGTTGACTGTGACCAACGACGCCCTCACCGTGACCCCAACTGCCCTCCTCGCCTCGCTGCGCGGCGACTCCTCGGACCGCACCGTTAGTATTGCGGATATCACCGGCGTGGATATCACCGAAGGTGACGCATGGTCGCCGACCAAAGTGGATGTTGCCACCACCGGTGCTCCGCTGACCGTCTGGTTCGCACCGGGAGACGTCGATGGCGCAAAGAAGCTACGCACGCTTCTCGACGACGCCAAGCACGGCAAGGCCCCCACCACCGCTACCGCCGACGGCGGAGCAGGCATTCCTGGCTTCTCCTTCGTCGGTTTCGATGTGGAAACCGCGAACCGTCGCTGGGGCTCGATCTGTCAGATCGGGTTGGTCAAGATTGTCGACGGCGAAGAGGTCGAGCGAAAGTCTTGGTTATGTAAGCCGCCTGCCGGTTTAGACGAGTTCGAATCCGGCAACGTTGCTATCCACGGCATTTCTGCTGAGGATGTCACTGATGCCCCAGACGTGCGCGACTGTATCGCGGAAATGACCACCTTTGTCGGGGATTTACCCCTTGTCGCGCACAACGCACAGTTCGATGCCGCCGCACTTCGCGATGCTTGCTTGGCCTCCTCCATCGCCGTCCCGAAGATGCTGTTCGCGTGCACGTTGGCACAGGCCCGCGCTACCAAGCTGGATGTGGCAAACCACAAGCTTCCAACCCTTGCGCAGCACTTCGGCGTTTCCTTGGACAACCACCACGATGCCTGCGAAGATGCCGCTGCGTGCGCCGGTGTGATGGTTGGTCTCGCCCGGGAGGCCGGCCACACCGGCAGCCTGATGAGCTTCATCCACGACACCGGGTTCACGCTCGGATCGATCGACGACGCCCGCGTCACCCCTGTCCTCCGCGACCGCTCCGGTGCCGGCCGCGCGGTGCAGGCGAAGCAGGTCGCCGAAGGTGGTGTCGCTGCTGCCGTTGCCGCCACCGCCGAGCCACGTGGTTCCAACCAGGCCGGGCCGGTGAAGAAGGAGCGCAAACCCGCTCCGTGGCAGTCGGTGGCCACCCCGGACACCGTGCCGGAGCCAGATGCTCAAGCCGACCCGAACGCTCCTCTGTACGGCGAGCACGTCACCTTAACCGGTGAGTTCGAACCGCACGATAAGGGCGAGTTGTGGGACGCGATTGCGAAGCAGGGCGCGCAGGTGGGCAAGAACGTCACCAAGAAAACGACCATCCTGGTTGTCGGCGAATGGTCGAGTGTGACCTCGAAGGAGAAACGAGCCCGCGAACTGCAGGAAAAGGGCCAGGACATTCAGATTTGGCAGGCCCCGAAACTCCTCAAGGTACTCGGTCTGTAA